The genomic region TCCATCTTTTTTGAATTCATGCTCATGAATATCTATTAAGTCATAGCCTAAGTGTTTCATCACTTTCATTATCTTGTCCCACTCATAAATTCTGAGATGATCAGGCGCTTCCCAACCTCTAGGATCACCAGGCACATGAATGTCAATGTCAGACGGCCTCCATTCTTCATTTGAACGGTATTCAAACCCCAAAGACCCCATGAGCGTCGGAGTGATTCCGATTTGGTTTAAATGAGAACAAATTATTCGAAATTCATCAAATAGAGAATTCATTCCTCCTCCAATCGTTGATATAGGACTTAATTTCGTTGTGAATAATAAACTAATTTTTACCTTCTACTCTTTCGGTTTTGAAAATACTTCTACTCGCTGAGCTAGGACTTTGATTTCTACAGGTAGGTTATCTGACTTATCACCGTCAACATCTGACTCCAATTCACTATCAGAAGAAATTTTAATATTACGAGCTTTGATATACTCGATATTATCATTTGCGACAACATCCCCTTTTAGTAAATCAGGAATAACGGATAATTTGGAGAATATAGAAGCATCCTTCAGAATCAAAATATTAGCATAGCCATCTTTGTTTTCTTCAAAGATTTTTTTATCAGCGAAGTAATTTGTCAAGAGAACCAACACATGGCTAGCTTCACCAACATAATTTCCATTTTCTGTCTCAACCTTAATGTTAAAGACCTGATCTGTCATGACAGACTTCATGGTATTTACAGCATAGGCTAAAATACCGAATTTTGTTTTGTCCTCGATTTCAACATTGTGAATCGCCTCAGGTAGAGAACCGATACTAAAGATATAACCAAAATAATTGTCATTCGCTTTTCCGATATCAATCTTATTGGTTAAATCAAAATCCAGTTCATCTATCGCGCCATCGATGTCTTGATTGATTTCCAACAGTTTCGTAATGAGGTTACCCGTACCGCCTGGGATAATACCCAACTTAGGAATGTAGTCTCTCTCAGCAATACCCGAAATGACTTCGTTGACAGTCCCATCTCCACCAAACACAACCACTGCATCGTACTGCTCACGAGAAGCTTCTTCAGCAAAATGTGTTGCATCCAGCGCCTTTTCGGTAATTTTGGTTTCCACGTGCTCAAAGTATTCTTTTGCTTTATTCTCCAGCTTTTCTTTGTAATCCAAAGCCTTTTCGCCACCAGAAGTAGGGTTGATAATTACCATTGCTTTTTTCATTAATGTTCTCCTTAATATTCGTTAAAAATATATATCTCATTATATGAAACTAAACGTATCCCTATTATACTACGAAAATACAGAAAAGAGAAATCTGACGTACTGGAGATTAATACGCTTTTATTCTATTTTCCCATCGTATAACTACATCCTTTAAGGATTCATCCAAGTAAGAAAAGGCCTTATCCTTTATCCAGTCAGGAATACCGTATGCCGCCTCGGCTATGCTACCAGTAATTGCAGCGAGAGTATCACTGTCGCCACCAAGTGAGATGGCATTTCTTATCGCATCTTCGAAGTCTCTACTTTCTAGAAATGCAATAATGGCCTGTGGTACGGTATCCTGGCACGTTTCATTGAAACGGTATGTAGGGCGGATTTCATCTAAAGTTTGAGATAGATTGTAGCCGTATTCCTGCTCAATATAATCCTTAATCCGTCTTTTACACTTTGTAGGATTGTCATTGATTGGTTGCTCATAATCTCCGCAATAACCTCCAAAGTAATAACGACACAGAAAGATAGCATCAGCTGTAGCCATTGCACCTTTGATACCTTCTGGATGATTATGAGTTACCTCTGCAGAAAGACTCGCAAATTCCCTAGATGATGGCCACATTCCGGTTCTCGCACAAAAACCACAGTCCATTGTCCAAGCACATGGAGAAACACGCATAGCCGAACCATTCCCAAAGCTATTATAAGGCTCACGGTTATCGCTGTTTAGCCATGCATTAAACCGAGCACCATAATCAGCATCAGGATACATTCTACCATATTTCTTCATAGCATCAATGAAGTCGTCTTTTTGTCCCCCATTCATAATCGCCTCTGCAACAGCACAGGTCATAACCGTGTCATCTGTAAAAAAGCAATCCTTCCGAAATAAAGGAAAGTCCTTCGTTTTGATATTGTTCCATTCGTAAACAGAACCGATAATATCTCCGATAATTGCTCCTAGCATAAGATTCCTCCTCGTGAACTATTGGTTTAGACTGATTTTTCTACTTCCCATACTCTTTTATTTTATCAGCATATTCAGTCAAAAGATTCTTTGAATAAATTTTTTCAGCTTTTGAATTTCTAACTTCTTTCCAAAGAATAGAAGCTACTTTTAACTTGTTTGAGTAGTTACGACTATTTTCGTCTACACAGAAATCCTTTAAAAATTGATTCCATTGACAAACCGAATGATCATACTTGGCATAATCTGAATTTCCATAATAGACTTTTAGCATATCTTGGATTGTAAAACTCAAATCATTTTCTCTTTTTACTTTTCTCCAAGCTGTAGCCATATCAGCAGTAAATTTAAATGGCGAAACATCTGTTAAAGTTGAGAAATATTCTCTAAAGTGTGCATTAAAGGAGAATCCACATTCAAGCAAGGGTGTGTCCAAGGTAACGACTTCTACTCGTTTCTTTTTATTTTTTATTGATGATTTTTTAATAAAATTCCCCTGAAAGTACTGCTCAATAATATGATTGAGTTCTTGTTTAGTACCTCTATATTCTAATCCTAATGACTTACATAGTTGTGAAAGTTCATCACGATACCAATAATATTTATTAAACTCATCAAATGATACGATTTTATCAAACTCAGGTCTGCTCTCTATCAATATAACACCTCCTTAAAACCAGTTTAGGTTTTCACCTTAAAAGAGTACTTTACTGTTTGCCATTTTTCATACTTAGGACACCAGATCACAATCACACACTCAGCGATTCGGACTTACCATATCATCCGTAAAAAAACAATCCTCACGAAATAAAGAAAAATCTTCGTTTTGATATTGTTCCATTAGTAAACTGAACCTACAATATCTCCAACTATTGCTCCTAGCATCCGTTTCCTCCTTGTAAGATATCGGGAATTTGACCATCAACTATAGTTTTTAAATTATCTATTAACGAATTTTTTATAATTTATAGGTATTCATCTAATCAAATTATAATTAAATAACTTTTTTGATTCCATTATGTACTACATCTTCCTATTATACCTAAAACGGAAGTACACCAGCCATCAGCCCTTGAGCAATAAAACATCTATTATTTTGAAAATCTGAAAAATAGGTATCGCTTATAAAACTATATAAGCTATCAACGGGTCTATTGTACCAATCCTTGTAAACATAGTCCATATTATATATCAATAAAGCTTGTCCATCTTGACTATAGCCCTTGAAAGTTATCGAAAAGGCATCTCTATAACCAATAACTTTATCATTCTTATTTGAATTATTCCCCTTTCTATATTTCTCAAAATCAATAAGTAGCGTATATTTCATAAGTTTAGATAAGGCTTTTTCGGATAGTTTCTGACTATGTTCAAAAACGATCATTCCAGTATTCCCACACTCTTGGTAGGATAGTTCAGAGTTCATCAGATTACACTCAAAATAACCAAAAATTTCACAACCACAATGAATAATAAATTCAATTTTAGAAAAATATTCCTTAGTCCATATCATCTTATCTCTCCATTCCTAACTATGCTAGGATAAATTGTTTAAAAGTCGTCAATCAACTTTTAGTGGAATAAATTTTACTTTTAGATATAATGCTAAATTACTCCTAATTTATCTATTAAAATTATATGAAAATTTTATGTATTAAACCAAACTGACAAATCGTCATCAGATACAAAATACTTCCAAGCAACTGTAAATCCATAGAGTTCTTTATATTTTTCAATCCATTCTACATAATATGGAAGTCCAACGGGAGTTTCAGAGACTTCCTGTTCTAGATAAGAATATGGATGAGCCACAATACCTAAATCAATATTATAGACTTGCCAATTATAACCCTCTTTATGCTCACCACCTAAATTATCTATTAATCTTGAACTTCTTAAATCAATATCTGAGCAGATTGTCAACGATTTAAACTTTTCAAAATCTGGATTGAGAGGTTTTATGTAATAAGAAGCTTCCACATAGTATTCTTCATCATTATTTGGATAATGTGCGCCAATGGAAATTTTTATGGGGGAACCATTAAGCTCTAACCAAAAGTTTCCGATTGGCGTTTTTAGGATATCATAAGCTTGCTTTGAGTTTACTATATTTTTAGCTTCTGATAAATCGCAGATAACTCCTTCACTTAATAGACTATTTTGAGTTTCTAAAATTTTTTTGTTTATAGTAGATAGTTTTCGTTCTACTTTTTTTATTTTTTCAAGAGGAAATGGCGGTTTATTGGCTTGTCTCTTGAAAACTTCAGTAACTTGTGCTTCTTTTAAATGAGATTTGTTCCCAACAGGAACTTCTATCCAATCAAATTTCTCTATTGACTCATCAGGACAATAATACACATATTCTTTGTCATTCGGAAAGAATCGAACATTACAAAAATTCAATTCTTTACTTGGTTTCCATAACAACTCTGGTTCTAGGGGTCTTTTTTTAAAATAGTGTGTTTCATCACTATCCCAAAAATCTTTATACATCCATAAATTACAATAGGGGCAAAAATATTCATCATAATCGTCCAAATAACATTGATTAGCACCACATGTCTTACATATAGAATCTTCATCAATAAAACCCTCAAGTTTAACACCATTAACATACAGAGCGTAATCATCCTCTGGTTCATAAACAGTTGTCTCAACGGAATGTGGCTAACAACTCAACCAATCATCAAGTGGCAAAGAATTGATACTATAAATAGTAACTTCATCCCACCTCTCTTTTAGCGATTTACCATCATAAATCCTTGCTTCAAAAAGTTCATCAGCTGTTCGAAATCTTCTACCATCAGGTAAGTCACATAGACCCGCCCAATATGGCAAGAGCTCATTTTCTGAATAACCAATATAGCATATAAAATCCTGATTATCCTTCTCAAAAGAAAATGAAGTTTCATCAACATTCATACCCGCTCTAAACTCTTGAATAAGGTAGTCAATATGTAAAGAAGAAACTTTAGGGACAGAATTTTGATTTATTTCCTGAGGAATACCTAAAGATACAGATTCCATTTTAAATGAAAAATATCCATTGACGAGTTGAAACTGAATATCATCGTCGTCCATCAGTATTTCAGAGATCCACCACTTGGAAAGGCCATCCATATCTTCCATTAAGAAATCATGCACTCCCTTACACTTTAAATCCCAAATAAGGGAAGGCGAATTGGTATTATTAGTTGTAGTAAAATCTTCCTCAATGGTTAACAAAATGGATTTTTCCTGACTATCATAAGAGAATGATCCAATTAAAAAATCGTGAAAGAAACCGTGTTTTTTCAAATAGTCCGAAATTTCGATAAATTGGGTTAAATACTGTTTACGTTGAGTCCACATACAAACCTCTCAATTTTTATTAACTATAGAATTTAGGTAATTGTAAATAAGGTGACTAAGGAATACAAGTCACAGACTTTTCAGACACACAAGAAAAAGTCTTAACTTCAAAGATTTTCATAATCTCTTTCGTTACAACGTTTTGACGCTTTTACTAGCAAAGGTACATACTCACAAGGAACTTTGGTTGACTATTGAATCTCTCCCATCTCTTCTTTAACATATCCTTCTACATCTTCAATCTCTACAAACATTGGGTCTAAGTGACACAAGAAATGCCAATCTTCGGCACCTTTTTTTCTGTAGAGAATCGCTTCGCCGTCTTCACTTCCGAAAAAGCTTCTGTCTACTTCATATCCACTGCCTTCTAGAAAGTCTTTTGCCTGGCGATAGTTCACTTCTCTCGCTTCGACATAGGCTTTAACTTCATCGTTGTTAACAACATATGCATCGATTTTTGAATATCCTTCGATCACTCTATCGTTTTTGAGGGATAAATTTGAAATCTCTTTCCAAATAATGTCTACATTTTCCTCAGGACCGAACATAAATTTAGATAAAGGAACAATATTCCCGTTAAAAATAATTTCCATATAATCCGGTATGTTTTTAGGATTAAAATACTCCACTTCAAAACCATCTTCTGTTTCCAGAGTGTATCCCGGGATTTGAGCTACAAAGGCTTTCCCATCTTCTATGGAATCAAACGCAACTAAATCTTTAGAATAATCATTTTGGTACAATTCCAATATAACCATCGATAATCTCTCCATTTTCATTATCAGTCTAATGTAAATAAGCACGTCACCTGACCAATTCAGGCTCTCTGTATCATCTCATCATATTTCCTACTTACTTTAAAGAGTCCTATACCCAGAACACACCTTATCGACCTTTGGTCCTACCTCGTCGCATTGGCTGAACATCTACTTTTACCTCGCTGATGCTTCAACTCGTACAAGCAGTGATACCGCCTCCACATGATGCGTTTGAGGAAAAAGATCAACCGGCTGTACTTTATTCAACTCGTATCCCAATTCTCGGTAGAGTTTGATATCACGCGCCATGGTTGCGACATTACAAGAGATATAGGCGATGCGGTCAGCTCCTGTTTGGCTACTTGCCTTGATAAAGCTTTCTGTGAGTCCTTTTCTTGGTGGGTCCACTAGGATAAGGCTTGGTTGAATTCCATCTTTAAGCCAATTTTTCATGGCATTTTCGGCTGTATCACAGACATAGTGGGCGTTTGAAATATTGTTTAATTGGGCATTCTTCTTGCTATTCTCAACCGCTTCTGGAATTACTTCAACACCATAGACCTCCTTGACATGTTTCGCAACAGAGAGGCCAATTGTTCCAATACCAGAATAAGCATCGATAACCACATCATCTTCTTTTAATTCAGCAAAGTCAATAGCTGTTTGGTAGAGCTTCTCTGCCATTTCAGTATTGACTTGGTAAAATGCTGGTCCAGCGATTTGGTAGTTAGTTCCCAACATTTGGTCGGTAATATAGTCTTGACCATAAAGCGTACGCCATTCCTTGCCAAAAATCGCATTGGTGTTTTGGTCGTTGACATTTTGCATAACAGACGTGATGTCTGGGAACTGCTTGATTAATTGTTCAATTAATTGGTCAACACGAAAAACTTTGGGACGAGTTGTAACCAAAATAACCATGATTTGTCCTGAATAGTGCCCACGACGCACCACAAGGTTTCGAATCAAGCCAGCTTGTTCCTTTTCATCATAAGGTTTCAAATCATAACGACGGAGCAAGTCTCGTAGGGCTACTACTACCTCATCAATCACAGGATCCTGGATAAAGAAATCTTCCAAAGGCATGAGATCGTGGGAATTCTTACGGAAAAATCCTGTTTCCAAGACACCATTCACTCGACGAACAGGCACCTGCGCCTTATTGCGGTACTTGACTGGATTTTTCATACCCAAAGTTTCAGCAACCTCTATATCATCAATTCCAGCAATCTTGTAGAGACTGTCTTTGACTTGCTTTGGTTTTAAATTTGAGTTGTTCTGGATAGGCAAGATGACCTAAATCCGCGATTCCTGAACGCAAGTAAGCCAAATCTAGATCTTGATTACGATGTGGTGACTGGACAAGGTATTCTTCCACTTTCCCAAAACCAATCTTTTTATTAACCTTGAGAACTCGCATGAGAATTTTTTCACTCGGTAATGCATTCTCAACAAAAAATACCAAGCCATCTACCTTGGCAACTCCTGCCCCTTCATGGGTCAAGTCAACAATTTCAACTTCTACAATATCATTTTTCTTTAACATTCTCTTCATCTTTC from Streptococcus mitis NCTC 12261 harbors:
- a CDS encoding diacylglycerol/lipid kinase family protein — its product is MKKAMVIINPTSGGEKALDYKEKLENKAKEYFEHVETKITEKALDATHFAEEASREQYDAVVVFGGDGTVNEVISGIAERDYIPKLGIIPGGTGNLITKLLEINQDIDGAIDELDFDLTNKIDIGKANDNYFGYIFSIGSLPEAIHNVEIEDKTKFGILAYAVNTMKSVMTDQVFNIKVETENGNYVGEASHVLVLLTNYFADKKIFEENKDGYANILILKDASIFSKLSVIPDLLKGDVVANDNIEYIKARNIKISSDSELESDVDGDKSDNLPVEIKVLAQRVEVFSKPKE
- a CDS encoding ADP-ribosylglycohydrolase family protein; the encoded protein is MLGAIIGDIIGSVYEWNNIKTKDFPLFRKDCFFTDDTVMTCAVAEAIMNGGQKDDFIDAMKKYGRMYPDADYGARFNAWLNSDNREPYNSFGNGSAMRVSPCAWTMDCGFCARTGMWPSSREFASLSAEVTHNHPEGIKGAMATADAIFLCRYYFGGYCGDYEQPINDNPTKCKRRIKDYIEQEYGYNLSQTLDEIRPTYRFNETCQDTVPQAIIAFLESRDFEDAIRNAISLGGDSDTLAAITGSIAEAAYGIPDWIKDKAFSYLDESLKDVVIRWENRIKAY
- a CDS encoding SAP domain-containing protein, which encodes MIESRPEFDKIVSFDEFNKYYWYRDELSQLCKSLGLEYRGTKQELNHIIEQYFQGNFIKKSSIKNKKKRVEVVTLDTPLLECGFSFNAHFREYFSTLTDVSPFKFTADMATAWRKVKRENDLSFTIQDMLKVYYGNSDYAKYDHSVCQWNQFLKDFCVDENSRNYSNKLKVASILWKEVRNSKAEKIYSKNLLTEYADKIKEYGK